In Candida dubliniensis CD36 chromosome 6, complete sequence, the following are encoded in one genomic region:
- a CDS encoding dnaJ-like protein, putative (Similar to S. cerevisiae JLP2), with amino-acid sequence MVYYFTAKVTAKDDELADFAIDDSQADEATIYMGRDKVENDPLIKHSHPKNIWFHVDKLSSAHVYLQLTKDQIKSFKSFASFQIEEDLLNQLGQLTKANSIKGNKLNNVSIIYTPVENLHTDGSMDIGTVTFKNNKLVKRFNVVKKENAIINKLNKTKREIPTDEFISKQNELIKEIANERKQEEKEAKELSKQYEYQKKQNADPYADLFASESTSKSTNWSEDSFW; translated from the coding sequence ATGGTGTACTACTTTACGGCAAAAGTGACTGCaaaagatgatgaattggCTGACTTTGCTATTGATGATTCCCAGGCTGATGAAGCAACCATATATATGGGAAGAGATAAAGTAGAAAATGACCCATTAATCAAGCATTCTCATCCCAAGAACATTTGGTTTCATGTTGACAAGCTTTCGTCAGCACATGTATATTTGCAATTGACCAAAgatcaaataaaaagtttCAAATCTTTTGCAAGTTTCCAAATAGAGGAAGATTTGCTTAATCAATTAGGACAGTTGACCAAAGCCAATTCGATAAAGGgcaataaattaaataacgTATCCATTATATATACTCCGGTTGAAAATTTGCATACAGACGGGTCAATGGATATAGGTACAGTTactttcaaaaataataaacttgTGAAGAGGTTTAACGTTGTGAAAAAGGAGAATGctataatcaataaattgaacaaaacaaagagaGAAATACCAACTGATGAGTTTATTTCCAAACAGAATGAGTTAATCAAAGAAATTGCTAATGAGagaaaacaagaagaaaaagaggcAAAGGAGTTGAGCAAACAATATGAATATCAGAAGAAACAAAACGCTGACCCTTATGCAGATTTGTTTGCTAGTGAATCAACTAGTAAGTCTACCAACTGGTCTGAAGATAGTTTCTGGTGA
- a CDS encoding cytochrome c oxidase polypeptide VIb, putative (Similar to S. cerevisiae COX12;~In S. cerevisiae: putative orthologue encodes a subunit VIb of cytochrome c oxidase, which is the terminal member of the mitochondrial inner membrane electron transport chain; required for assembly of cytochrome c oxidase but not required for activity after assembly) → MPVDPATFKFDTPQFDPRFPNQNQSKHCAQAYVDYHKCVNVKGEEFEPCKIFFKTFTSLCPLDWVEKWDDQRAAGKFPVNMDA, encoded by the coding sequence ATGCCAGTCGATCCAGCTacttttaaatttgatactCCACAATTCGACCCAAGATTCccaaaccaaaaccaatcCAAACACTGTGCTCAAGCCTACGTTGATTACCATAAATGTGTCAATGTGAAAggtgaagaatttgaaccatgcaaaatctttttcaaaactttcACTTCATTATGTCCATTAGATTGGGTTGAAAAATGGGACGACCAAAGAGCTGCTGGTAAATTCCCAGTCAACATGGACGCTTAG
- a CDS encoding subunit of the CCR4-NOT transcriptional complex, putative (Similar to S. cerevisiae CDC39;~In S. cerevisiae: putative orthologue encodes a component of the CCR4-NOT complex, which has multiple roles in regulating mRNA levels including regulation of transcription and destabilizing mRNAs by deadenylation; basal transcription factor--negatively regulates transcription from RNA pol. II promoters), which produces MSFKELLIEIGPENLLPEKLLPSLLQIKPNEIDQGIALILAEILIPGSQGLSQGLTFASSLPGSNAKGAQLQACFKSIESSGKFNVNWYEVFNHVHQYLFDSSQRDIQPSVGSITQFLSSLDFKQEPIDIFLNYEWWFNKTLLYILHSSDASQGGYDISLSPNLAYCFEEDKNTPQTRRNILKFINVGKLEIQVITKIQQQQQQQHQLSEQDKKLNTFLNQLFEHDYRVFPEYILAAALTVVEKSQFINDLIDTLFYLLVDSASPSLPKVVRLLKESGLAAVKLADYYKSRKTIAAADKVLTLASSFELTQEILDIFWAFDSKIAIKLLVESSLFGYDYKSVIESKLKDPQAKTSIYQALCEALDERAQKDYERGQQVQQAQQLQQQQALPPHQVLKIPTVYYLLEKIKSSNGVIDAKTLRNLQLLLLTTYPRLINFGNGHDEAILANEEKSPFFPPTVEMEMKAYYSKMYNKELEIKEIVDMLTQMKASDDLHSQDVFACMIHSLLDEYKFFSEYPLSALASTSLLFGALLEKDLIQGTTLTVALNFIWESCNQPQDSHLFKFAVQSLYNFKSRLHEYPIYCKHLLECRSLSAHAKMYQIVKDAANGIPCATGAAPTQTNTPEVGPKYQSINYVDRTIGYATQEGPPESIRDKLLFSVNNMTGENLRLSEIQEVLTESYFAWFSDYLVSDRAKAEPNNHELYSTLVKSLGNPIFFEYILNVSLKEVDHIIRNFKDSRSERNQLKNLGAWLGRITLANDKPLRRDYIALKFLLVEAYDFNSLPLILPFVCKILDQAQYSKVFKPPNPWVVGVMKVLSELYECADLKLQLKFEIEVLLNSFNMKIKDIEQSTIIRNHNPEPAALARMFGISSQSVNLANEMTKLSLEGSQLANNMQAPFPQQIIESKQFPGISQPQMQNVLQQQQNLPPQQQLQGQLPPQQQAEPALDTSFSTLIGNSIFTQHANLRRAFQASLSRAVRECTPHICNKVVETVVTTTKALITKDFATERDVEKLRNSYHKLALSLSHAMVSCNGRKALVETIEATMLQLLGNNPNEVPLAELNNAIQANVGLCVDIVDVLVGESILDLIEARMQTEVFLREHHNATVPNEPFIEEGASEYSLRLPNPLGLAPTGLSTQQLKIYEHFGETRVDQIVPPPGSAAITQQQPQSLAPLQQQSQAPAGVGVGAVAPPPQQQKERVVAQAQGVPDDIVSFEQLFAAITANCDKAVQLVSEVTETKLADLPPNHSIMAALTQALVIAQSNAIKYPELLLKAAQYAVNCLFTQAHENPMSNEIYVVILDKLCEYSPSTAKDVIWWLVHSSDQRKFNMPVMLSLLKVQLIQPIKLDLSIGKLIKETNNPVVVKFAASLLTNIFTSEDMRPIALRSEFANTLDALSKYQGNDQSDEHRQAKEATSTLFKLLNEAAPASNQLFAQLGYIFAEWVRLLTHGDEATHELQIEFVKGLIQAGILNNPEYVKTFFKAAIEISITSFATEHELRSRTQHETYLAVDTLAMLIVRIVLLIEDSKQAIDYLKKVLGIIILNLINDHETSKANWNERAYFRFFSSLLSTWCDASVLDEEATVNLDVEFYNYLGELFNALQPIVIPGFTFAWISLISHRMYLPKLLELPERKGYSTLVKLLSSALKFQQVYGNKQSSRQHEHEHEQEQEHEQKDEKEKQENSQQGPDVINVTYKAINRIFIGILHDFPEFLVECHYQLVTNIPRGYIQLRNIVLSATPKDIHVPDPFTQGLKVERLPEINESPVVFYKPIEDLSKVGLKKPVENFLRIPAPGLMRTIYNGLKLNQPKEVNDLGYEETIHFNIKLINALVLHVGISSVADRLPNNRGFNTKSSQVALLVDLMNYGNTEFKYHLINAIANQLRYPNSHTHWFIGIILHFFSNNNIWNSNSNKLVVQEIITRVLLERRISNKPHPWGLTILFTELVKNGDYGFFELPFVKDSVEEVKNIFNVLSVNVKGSTP; this is translated from the coding sequence atgtCATTCAAGGAATTATTAATCGAAATTGGTCCAGAAAATTTATTACCAGAAAAATTGTTACCAAGCTTATTGCAGATTAAACCAAACGAAATTGATCAAGGCATAGCATTAATATTAGCTGAAATATTAATACCTGGGTCTCAAGGGTTATCCCAAGGATTGACTTTTGCCAGTAGCTTACCAGGTTCAAACGCCAAAGGTGCTCAATTACAAGCATGTTTCAAATCTATCGAGAGTTCCGGAAAATTCAATGTCAACTGGTACGAAGTGTTTAATCACGTGcatcaatatttatttgaCTCGTCACAAAGAGATATCCAACCATCAGTTGGCAGCATTACCCAATTCTTATCGTCATTAGATTTCAAGCAAGAACCAATAgatatatttttgaattacGAATGGTGGTTCAATAAAACATTGTTGTATATCTTGCACTCACTGGATGCATCGCAGGGTGGTTATGATATATCGTTGCTGCCTAATTTAGCTTACTGTTTTGAGGAAGACAAAAACACCCCCCAAACTAGAAGGAACATTTTGAAGTTTATCAATGTCGGTAAACTAGAAATTCAAGTAATAACCAAAatacaacagcaacagcaacagcaacacCAATTGAGTGAACAGGATAAAAAACTAAACACTTTTTTAAACCAATTATTCGAGCATGATTATCGTGTGTTCCCCGAGTATATTTTGGCTGCAGCATTAACTGTCGTTGAGAAATCCCAATTTATAAATGACTTGATTGATACcttgttttatttgttggtaGATAGCGCAAGTCCTTCGTTGCCCAAAGTAGTACGTTTGCTTAAGGAATCAGGGCTTGCAGCCGTTAAATTAGCTGACTACTACAAGAGCAGAAAAACCATTGCTGCAGCTGATAAAGTGTTGACCTTAGCATCCAGTTTTGAGTTAACCCAAGAAATATTGGATATATTTTGGGCGTTTGACCTGAAAATTGCTATCAAGCTTTTGGTAGAATCAAGTCTTTTCGGATACGACTACAAATCTGTTATTGAATCCAAGCTCAAGGATCCACAAGCCAAAACATCCATTTATCAAGCATTGTGCGAAGCATTGGACGAGCGTGCTCAAAAAGATTATGAAAGGGGCCAGCAGGTTCAGCAAGCAcaacaacttcaacaacaacaagcgCTCCCACCTCATCAAGTTTTAAAAATCCCCActgtttattatttgctcgaaaaaataaaatcaagCAATGGGGTTATTGATGCTAAGACATTGAGAAAccttcaattgttgttgttgacaaCTTATCCaagattaattaattttggaAATGGTCATGATGAAGCCATTTTAGCCAACGAGGAGAAATCTCCTTTTTTCCCACCTACCGTTGAGATGGAAATGAAAGCTTACTACTCTAAAATGTATAACAAAGAGCTTGAGATCAAAGAGATTGTTGATATGTTGACTCAAATGAAGGCAAGTGACGATCTCCACAGTCAAGATGTCTTTGCATGCATGATACACTCGTTACTAGACGAGTATAAATTTTTCTCCGAATATCCGTTGTCAGCGTTGGCTTCGACatctttgttgtttggGGCGCTTTTagaaaaagatttgattCAAGGTACAACCTTGACTGTTGCATTAAATTTCATTTGGGAATCCTGTAATCAACCACAAGATTCACATTTGTTCAAATTTGCCGTGCAATCATTGTACAACTTCAAATCAAGGTTGCATGAATATCCAATTTATTGCAAACATTTGTTGGAATGTCGTTCATTATCTGCCCACGCTAAGATGTACCAGATAGTAAAGGATGCAGCTAATGGTATACCATGCGCCACTGGTGCAGCTCCTACCCAAACTAATACACCAGAGGTTGGTCCAAAATATCAGTCCATTAATTATGTTGACAGAACTATTGGTTATGCAACCCAAGAGGGACCGCCAGAGTCCATCAGAGATAAGTTGTTATTCAGTGTTAACAATATGACAGGTGAAAATCTTAGATTATCCGAAATCCAAGAGGTATTGACTGAGAGCTATTTTGCGTGGTTTTCAGACTACTTGGTGTCGGACAGAGCCAAGGCAGAGCCAAACAACCATGAATTATATTCCACGTTGGTCAAGTCGTTGGGCAACCCAATATTTTTTGAGTATATTTTGAATGTTTCTTTGAAAGAGGTTGATCATATCATTCGTAATTTTAAAGATTCAAGAAGTGAAAGAaaccaattgaagaatttagGTGCTTGGTTAGGAAGAATCACATTAGCCAACGACAAACCATTGAGGAGAGATTATATTGCATTAAAGTTCTTGTTAGTGGAGGCATATGATTTCAACTCATTGCCATTGATTCTTCCCTTTGTGTGTAAAATCTTGGATCAGGCTCAATATTCAAAAGTGTTCAAACCACCAAACCCTTGGGTTGTTGGGGTTATGAAGGTTTTATCTGAGTTGTATGAATGTGCAGACTTGAAAttacaattaaaatttgaaattgaagtgtTGTTGAATTCATTCAACATGAAGATAAAAGATATTGAACAAAGTACTATTATTAGAAACCACAACCCTGAACCAGCTGCATTGGCGAGAATGTTTGGTATCAGTTCACAATCAGTGAATTTGGCTAATGAAATGACAAAATTGTCTTTAGAAGGTTCGCAATTGGCTAACAACATGCAAGCACCATTCCcacaacaaataattgaatctAAACAGTTCCCGGGAATTTCCCAACCGCAGATGCAAAATGTTttacagcaacaacaaaatttaCCACCACAGCAACAGCTTCAAGGACAGTTACCACCACAGCAACAAGCAGAACCTGCGTTGGATACCAGCTTCAGCACTTTAATTGGGAATTCCATTTTCACCCAGCATGCAAATTTGCGAAGAGCATTCCAAGCATCTTTATCTCGTGCTGTTAGGGAATGTACTCCACACATTTGTAACAAAGTTGTGGAAACTGTTGTTACTACTACCAAAGCTTTAATAACTAAGGATTTTGCCACAGAACGTGATGTTGAGAAATTGCGTAACAGTTATCACAAATTGGCATTGCTGTTATCTCATGCAATGGTGTCATGCAATGGAAGAAAAGCATTGGTAGAAACCATTGAGGCTACTATGTTGCAGTTGTTGGGAAACAATCCAAATGAAGTTCCTCTAGCTGAATTGAATAATGCCATTCAAGCTAATGTTGGCTTATgtgttgatattgttgatgtGTTGGTCGGGGAAAGTATTCTTGATTTGATAGAGGCAAGAATGCAGACAGAGGTATTTTTGCGTGAACATCATAATGCCACAGTTCCAAATGAACCGTTTATTGAAGAAGGGGCTAGTGAGTACTCGTTGAGATTACCAAATCCATTAGGGTTAGCGCCTACTGGATTGAGTACacaacaattgaagatttatGAACATTTCGGAGAAACAAGAGTGGATCAAATTGTACCCCCTCCAGGAAGTGCAGCTATAACACAACAGCAACCACAATCATTGGCAccattacaacaacaatcacaaGCGCCAGCTGGTGTAGGGGTAGGAGCAGtagcaccaccaccacaacaacagaaaGAACGTGTTGTTGCGCAAGCACAAGGTGTTCctgatgatattgtttcCTTTGAACAATTGTTTGCTGCTATTACTGCCAATTGTGACAAAGCAGTTCAACTTGTTTCTGAAGTCACAGAAACCAAATTAGCAGATTTGCCACCAAACCATTCCATTATGGCAGCATTGACTCAAGCTTTAGTTATTGCACAAAGCAATGCCATAAAATATCCTGAGTTGTTATTAAAGGCTGCACAATATGCAGTTAACTGTTTGTTTACCCAGGCGCATGAAAACCCAATGAGTAATGAGATTTATGTTGTTATTTTGGATAAATTGTGTGAATATTCGCCTTCTACAGCCAAGGATGTTATCTGGTGGCTTGTACACTCATCTGATCAACGTAAGTTTAACATGCCAGTTATgctttcattattaaaggttcaattgatccaaccaattaaattagATTTATCCATTGGGAAGTTGATTAAAGAGACAAACAATCCGGTTGTGGTAAAGTTTGCAGCTAGTTTGTTGACCAATATTTTCACATCAGAGGATATGCGTCCTATTGCGTTACGATCAGAGTTTGCTAATACATTAGATGCCTTATCTAAATACCAAGGAAATGATCAAAGCGATGAACATAGACAAGCAAAGGAAGCAACTAGTACATTGTTCAAACTCTTGAATGAGGCAGCACCAGCGTCAAACCAATTATTTGCCCAATTGGGTTATATATTTGCTGAATGGGTAAGATTGTTGACTCATGGAGACGAGGCAACACATGAATTGCAGATTGAGTTTGTCAAGGGATTGATTCAAGCAGGTATACTCAATAATCCTGAATATGTAAAGACTTTTTTCAAGGCAGCTATTGAGATTTCCATCACTTCGTTTGCCACTGAACATGAGTTACGTTCAAGAACTCAACATGAAACGTACCTTGCTGTTGATACTTTGGCTATGTTGATTGTTCgaattgttttattgattgaagaTTCTAAGCAGGCCATTGACTATTTGAAGAAAGTGTTGGGAATAAtcattttgaatttaattaatgacCATGAGACTTCAAAGGCTAATTGGAATGAACGTGCGTATTTCAGATTTTTCTCATCTTTGTTATCGACATGGTGTGATGCTTCAGTTTTGGATGAAGAAGCTACTGTTAATTTAGATGttgaattttataattatctTGGTGAATTATTCAATGCCTTGCAACCAATTGTTATACCTGGATTTACCTTTGCTTGGATTTCATTGATTTCGCATCGTATGTATTTGCCCAAGCTATTGGAATTACCAGAGAGAAAAGGATATTCAACATTGGTCAAGTTGTTGAGTTCGGCTTTGAAATTCCAACAAGTTTATGGTAACAAGCAATCATCGAGACAACACGAACATGAGcatgaacaagaacaagagcATGAACAGAAAGATGAGAAAgagaaacaagaaaactCACAACAAGGACCTGATGTGATCAATGTAACCTACAAGGCTATTAACAGAATTTTCATTGGTATTTTACATGATTTCCCTGAATTTTTAGTAGAATGCCATTATCAATTAGTGACTAATATTCCGAGGGGATACATTCAATTAAgaaatattgttttatcGGCTACTCCCAAAGATATCCATGTACCAGATCCTTTCACTCAAGGGTTAAAAGTTGAAAGATTACCTGAGATCAATGAATCACCAGTAGTATTTTATAAAccaattgaagatttgaGTAAAGTTGGATTGAAGAAACCGGTTGAGAACTTTTTGAGAATTCCTGCGCCAGGATTGATGAGAACCATTTATAATggattaaaattgaatcaacCTAAAGAGGTTAATGATTTGGGATATGAAGAAACAATTCATTTCAATATAAAGTTGATCAATGCGTTAGTGTTGCATGTTGGAATATCCAGTGTTGCTGATAGATTACCGAACAACCGAGGATTTAACACCAAATCATCACAAGTGGCACTATTAGttgatttaatgaattatggAAACACTGAATTCAAGTATCATTTGATCAATGCTATTGCTAATCAATTGAGATATCCAAATAGCCATACCCATTGGTTCATTGGTATTATCTTACATTTCTTCagtaataacaatatttgGAACAGTAATAGCAATAAGTTGGTTGTACAAGAGATTATCACCAGAGTTTTATtggaaagaagaattagCAATAAACCACATCCTTGGGGATTAACTATTTTATTTACCGAATTGGTTAAAAATGGGGATTACggattttttgaattacCATTTGTCAAAGATTCAGTTGAAGAGGTGaagaatattttcaatgttTTAAGTGTCAATGTTAAAGGGTCAACTCCTTag
- a CDS encoding alanine-glyoxylate aminotransferase, putative (Similar to S. cerevisiae AGX1;~In S. cerevisae: encodes an alanine:glyoxylate aminotransferase (AGT), catalysing the synthesis of glycine from glyoxylate, which is one of three pathways for glycine biosynthesis in yeast;~In C. albicans putative orthologue is an uncharacterized protein regulated by Gcn4p and hemoglobin) has protein sequence MFKTLTTSKVINKFNYKLFKPTTLTNFKSISTTTTNLFNINNNSNNSSKMSFQYKQPEHKLTMIPGPIEFSDDVLASMATPSQAHTSPEFISTFQSVLKNLRKLFKSTDANTQGYVLSGSGTLGWDVASSNLLNPGEKVLVLSTGFFSDSFAECLKVYGADVDVLTAEVGDVVPFDKIEEQLQKEKYSAITITHVDTSTSVVSDVEAISKVVKKVSPDTLIIVDGVCSIAVEDLEFDKWGIDFALTASQKAIGVPAGLSIFYASERALAKALNKEKESTFFASLKRWTPIMKAYESGNGAYFATPAVQTITALKTSLDEILSQPIDERFAKHAQVSDKFKSSVEKLGLKILPVDHKVAAHGLTAVYFPDGVNGPDLLKKLSEKGFVVAGGIHKKLVGKYFRVGHMGYSVYAGHVDKLTKALEESLNELK, from the coding sequence atgtTTAAAACATTAACAACTTCAAAAGTAATAAATAAGTTCAATTATAAACTATTCAAACCAACTACATTAACGAATTTTAAATCtatttcaacaaccaccactaatctattcaatattaataataatagtaataacaGCAGTAAAATGTCTTTCCAATATAAACAACCTGAACATAAATTGACTATGATTCCAGGGCCAATTGAGTTTTCTGATGATGTTTTAGCATCAATGGCAACACCATCACAAGCTCATACTTCCCCAGAATTCATTTCTACTTTCCAATCAGTCTTGAAAAACTTGagaaaattgtttaaatctACTGATGCCAACACTCAAGGTTATGTATTGAGTGGATCAGGAACTTTGGGTTGGGATGTTGCATCAAGTAACTTGTTGAATCCAGGTGAAaaagttttagttttaagTACTGGTTTCTTTTCCGATTCATTTGCTGAATGTCTTAAAGTTTATGGAGCTGACGTTGATGTGTTGACCGCTGAAGTTGGTGATGTTGTCCCCTTCgataaaattgaagaacAATTGCAAAAGGAGAAATATTCTGCCATTACCATAACTCATGTTGATACCTCAACTTCGGTAGTTAGTGATGTTGAAGCCATTAGCAAAGTTGTTAAAAAAGTATCTCCTGATActttaattattgttgatggtgTTTGTTCCATTGCTGTTGAAGATTTGGAATTTGACAAATGGGGTATTGATTTTGCTTTAACAGCATCTCAAAAGGCTATTGGTGTTCCAGCAGGTTTGTCAATTTTCTATGCCAGTGAAAGAGCTTTAGCCAAGGCATTGaacaaagaaaaggaaTCAACTTTTTTTGCTTCATTAAAGAGATGGACTCCAATCATGAAAGCTTATGAAAGTGGGAATGGTGCTTATTTTGCTACTCCAGCTGTCCAAACAATAACTGCTTTAAAAACTTCATTGGATGAAATTTTGAGTCaaccaattgatgaaaGATTTGCCAAACATGCTCAAGTTTCtgataaattcaaatctagtgttgaaaaattgggaTTGAAAATCTTGCCAGTTGATCATAAAGTTGCAGCTCACGGTTTGACTGCAGTTTACTTCCCTGATGGGGTTAATGGACCtgatttgttgaaaaaattatctgAAAAAGGTTTTGTTGTCGCCGGAGGGATCCATAAGAAATTGGTTGGTAAATATTTTAGAGTCGGTCACATGGGTTATTCAGTTTATGCTGGTCATGTTGACAAGTTAACTAAAGCCCTTGAAGaatcattaaatgaattaaagtAA
- a CDS encoding conserved hypothetical protein (possibly Candida-specific), which yields MNNLAIQEYFELALVFIQCVYHYLQQQQQQQQQQPKKKDEDEANPERNIAINSILDSISSRLFAIHFQSTIYQRIPLFVIYTIESNEGSPYDETRLSPTISTNSLTSTASTSSTTSLTSRMTSDEPPPAPTLPRLLLPSSHSTSELDLSDPLPLPSPSVSASVSPMLSPSLTTSPPPSPPQSPPSIPMQFPLPLPLPLPRPEPEPEPAQLQLPAIAPPPPPLLVETESPIPTQLRNEIVPLHNIDQSSSSDTESVVGVKELKELIKGREVLTFGPDGYSQSINDEILPQMTSSTPSSTSFTRLTKLLDTEGNEYLLHSNGFVTPIIKNHDLNTMEINSVMANYNNNTNNGYSYNNRSTVLPTNAAGLSTTIPPSTTTATTNTNSSAMANGATNTFLSLINNNNNNTNNDNRKRRRLNQSPYRNLTTRNSRAPNNDRLKEFQTQILELTQFYGDLDLGTNNRFGAVDSTTIIIGTISRSNSSKSSFRSSLRTSLCKDDSSQSSNSPASFNVHKNR from the coding sequence ATGAACAATTTAGCTATTCAAGAATATTTTGAGCTTGCATTAGTATTTATTCAATGCGTTTATCATTACCttcaacagcaacaacaacagcaacaacagcaaccaaagaagaaagatgaagatgaagcaAATCCTGAACGAAACATTGccataaattcaatattggaTTCTATTTCAAGTAGGTTGTTTGCAATACATTTTCAATCCACCATTTATCAGAGAATACCATTGTTTGTCATATATACTATTGAAAGTAATGAAGGTCTGCCTTATGATGAAACTAGATTGTCACCAACAATATCGACGAATTCATTAACTTCAACGGCATCAACACTGTCAACAACATCTCTTACTTCAAGAATGACATCTGATGAACCACCTCCTGCTCCAACATTACCACggttattattaccatcCTCACATTCAACCTCAGAGTTGGATTTATCAGATCCTTTACCTTTACCATCACCTTCAGTTTCCGCTTCTGTCTCACCTATGCTATCGCCGTCATTAACaacatcaccaccaccatcaccaccacaactGCCACCCTCTATACCAATGCAATTTCCATTACCACTACCATTACCACTACCACGaccagaaccagaaccagaaccCGCCCAACTACAATTGCCTGCTATAGCACCGCCACCGCCACCTTTATTAGTAGAAACAGAATCACCAATACCAACACAGCTcagaaatgaaattgttccACTTCACAATATTGATCAAAGTTCTAGTTCAGACACTGAAAGTGTAGTTGGtgtaaaagaattgaaagagTTAATTAAAGGTAGAGAAGTATTGACATTTGGACCAGATGGTTATAGTCAATCTATAAATGATGAGATTCTTCCTCAAATGACCCTGTCAACTCCACTGTCAACATCGTTCACTAGATTGACAAAATTGCTTGATACTGAGGGCaatgaatatttattacACCTGAATGGATTTGTGACTCCCATCATTAAGAATCATGATTTAAATACCATGGAAATCAATTCAGTAATGGCTAActataacaacaatactaACAATGGTTATTCCTATAATAATAGAAGTACGGTTTTGCCAACAAATGCTGCTGgcttatcaacaacaatccCACCATCAACTACTACTGCAACCACCAATACCAATAGTAGTGCTATGGCTAATGGTGCAACGAATACATTCTTATCACtaattaacaacaacaacaacaatactaataatgataatagaaaaagaagaagattgaACCAATCCCCTTATAGAAACTTGACTACACGTAATTCTCGTGCACCAAATAATGATCgattaaaagaatttcaAACCCAAATTTTAGAATTGACTCAATTTTATGGTGATTTAGATCTAGGCACTAATAATCGATTTGGAGCAGttgattcaacaacaataatcatTGGAACCATAAGTCGTTCAAACAGTTCAAAATCTAGTTTCCGTAGTAGTTTAAGAACTAGTTTATGTAAGGATGATAGTAGTCAGTCATCTAATTCTCCAGCTAGTTTTAATGTGCATAAAAATAGATAA